Proteins encoded within one genomic window of Saccharomyces paradoxus chromosome V, complete sequence:
- the ARG56 gene encoding bifunctional acetylglutamate kinase/N-acetyl-gamma-glutamyl-phosphate reductase (Acetylglutamate kinase and N-acetyl-gamma-glutamyl-phosphate reductase~similar to YER069W) produces the protein MPSASLLVSTKRLNASRFQKFVSSINKSTIAGFASIPLRAPPSVTFTRKKVGYSKRCVSSTNGFSATRSTVIQLLNNISTKREVEQYLKYFTSVSQQQFAVIKVGGAIISDNLHELASCLAFLYHVGLYPIVLHGTGPQVNGRLEAQGIEPDYIDGIRITDEHTMAVVRKCFLEQNLKLVTALEQLGVRARPITSGVFTADYLDKNKYKLVGNIKNVTKEPIEASIKAGALPILTSLAETASGQMLNVNADVAAGELARVFEPLKIVYLNEKGGIINGSTGEKISMINLDEEYDDLMKQSWVKYGTKLKIREIKELLDYLPRSSSVAIINVQDLQKELFTDSGAGTMIRRGYKLVKRSSIGEFPSADALRKALQRDTGIISGEESVASYLRDLENSDFVSYADEPLEAVAIVKKDTKIPTLDKFVCSDAAWLNNVTDNVFNVLRRDFPALQWVVSEDDANIAWHFDKSQGSYLKNGKVFFWYGINDINTISELVENFVKSCDTASPLNPLASSGVFSNGKSARSYSTRSTPRPEGANTKPGRVALIGARGYTGKNLVSLINGHPYLEVTHVSSRELKGQKLQDYTKSEIIYENLQVQDIRKLEEQNAVDFWVMALPNKVCDPFVETIQSVNGKSKIIDLSADHRFVSESDWAYGLPELNNRAKIADATKIANPGCYATGSQLSISPLTKYISGLPTVFGVSGYSGAGTKPSPKNDPKFLNNNLIPYALSDHIHEREISARIGHKVAFIPHVGQWFQGISLTVSIPIKKGSLSLDEIRQLYRDFYKDEKLVHVINDIPLVKDIEGTHGVVIGGFKLNNAEDRVVVCATIDNLLKGAATQCLQNINLAMGYGEYAGIPESKIIGL, from the coding sequence ATGCCATCTGCTAGCTTACTCGTCTCAACGAAGAGACTTAATGCTTCCaggtttcaaaaatttgtctCTTCAATAAACAAATCCACTATAGCAGGATTTGCATCTATACCCTTGAGAGCTCCACCATCTGTTACATTCACGAGAAAGAAGGTTGGCTACTCAAAGAGATGCGTTTCATCTACTAATGGCTTTTCAGCTACTAGGTCCACTGTCATCCAACTATTGAACAATATCAGCACAAAGAGAGAAGTTGAacaatatttgaaatatttcacTTCCGTTTCACAACAACAATTTGCTGTGATCAAGGTTGGTGGTGCCATTATCAGCGACAATCTACACGAATTGGCTTCCTGCTTAGCATTTTTGTATCATGTTGGTCTATATCCAATAGTTCTACATGGTACCGGTCCTCAAGTTAATGGAAGGTTAGAAGCGCAAGGAATTGAACCGGACTACATTGATGGTATCAGAATTACTGATGAGCACACAATGGCCGTAGTTAGAAAATGTTTTCTGGAACAAAATCTTAAGCTGGTCACTGCATTAGAACAGTTGGGGGTCCGTGCTAGACCCATTACTTCAGGTGTCTTCACTGCTGACTATTTGGATAAGAATAAGTACAAACTAGTGGGCAACATTAAAAATGTTACAAAAGAGCCAATTGAAGCATCTATCAAAGCGGGTGCCTTACCAATCTTGACCTCTCTAGCCGAAACTGCTTCAGGCCAGATGTTGAATGTCAATGCCGATGTAGCTGCTGGTGAACTGGCCCGTGTTTTTGAACCTTTAAAAATCGTTTACCTAAATGAGAAAGGGGGTATTATCAATGGATCCACTGGGGAAAAAATCTCAATGATCAATttagatgaagaatatgatGATTTGATGAAACAAAGTTGGGTCAAGTATGGTACCAAATTAAAAATTAGAGAAATCAAAGAACTATTGGACTACCTTCCACGTTCTTCTTCAGTCGCAATCATTAATGTTCAAGATCTACAAAAAGAACTGTTCACTGATTCTGGTGCAGGTACTATGATTAGGAGAGGCTACAAACTAGTGAAGAGATCTTCCATTGGTGAATTTCCATCTGCTGATGCTTTGAGAAAAGCTCTCCAAAGGGACACTGGCATTATTTCCGGCGAAGAATCTGTTGCTTCCTATTTAAGagatttggaaaactcCGATTTTGTCTCCTATGCCGATGAACCTCTTGAAGCAGTAGCCattgtaaaaaaagatacaaAAATCCCCACACTGGACAAATTTGTCTGTTCTGATGCAGCTTGGTTGAATAACGTCACCGATAATGTATTTAATGTTTTGCGTCGTGATTTCCCTGCTTTACAATGGGTAGTTAGTGAAGATGATGCTAACATTGCATGGCATTTTGACAAGTCTCAAGGTtcatatttgaaaaacggaaaagtttttttctggtACGGCATTAATGATATAAATACAATCTCCGAGTTGGTTGAAAATTTCGTGAAATCTTGTGATACTGCTTCTCCCCTAAACCCATTAGCAAGTAGCGGAGTATTTTCCAACGGCAAATCAGCTAGGTCGTATTCGACTAGGTCTACTCCCCGCCCGGAGGGAGCCAATACTAAACCAGGTCGTGTTGCGCTTATTGGTGCTAGGGGCTATACAGGTAAGAATTTAGTGTCTTTGATCAACGGCCATCCATATTTAGAGGTAACCCATGTTTCTTCTCGTGAATTGAAAGGTCAAAAGTTACAGGACTATACAAAATCCGAAATTatatatgaaaatttgCAAGTACAGGATATTAGAAAATTGGAAGAGCAAAATGCTGTGGACTTTTGGGTTATGGCATTGCCCAACAAAGTTTGTGATCCTTTTGTTGAGACAATTCAAAGTGTTAATGGTAAATCCAAGATTATTGATCTATCTGCTGATCACAGGTTTGTATCAGAATCAGACTGGGCTTATGGCTTGCCAGAATTGAATAATAGAGCAAAAATTGCTGACGCTACCAAGATCGCTAATCCTGGTTGTTATGCCACTGGGTCGCAATTAAGTATTTCTCCGTTGACAAAGTATATCAGTGGTCTCCCAACTGTTTTTGGTGTTTCAGGATATTCTGGTGCCGGGACAAAGCCTTCTCCAAAAAACGATcccaaatttttgaacaataACTTGATTCCTTACGCTTTAAGTGATCATATCCACGAACGCGAAATCTCAGCTCGTATTGGACACAAAGTTGCGTTCATCCCCCATGTAGGTCAGTGGTTTCAGGGTATCTCTTTGACTGTCTCTATTCctataaaaaaaggttcCTTGTCTCTTGATGAAATTAGGCAATTATACAGAGATTTTTACAAAGACGAAAAGCTAGTCCACGTCATTAATGATATCCCGCTAGTTAAAGATATTGAAGGCACCCATGGTGTGGTTATTGGTGGTTTCAAACTGAATAACGCTGAAGATCGTGTAGTTGTCTGTGCAACTATCGATAACTTACTTAAAGGTGCAGCCACTCAATGTCTGCAAAATATTAATCTTGCTATGGGTTATGGAGAGTATGCTGGTATCCCCGAAAGTAAAATTATTGGTCTCTGA
- the RNR1 gene encoding ribonucleotide-diphosphate reductase subunit RNR1 (Major isoform of large subunit of ribonucleotide-diphosphate reductase~similar to YER070W) has product MYVYKRDGRKEPVQFDKITARISRLCYGLDPKHIDAVKVTQRIISGVYEGVTTIELDNLAAETCAYMTTVHPDYATLAARIAISNLHKQTTKQFSKVVEDLYRYVNAATGKPAPMISDDVYNIVMENKDKLNSAIVYDRDFQYSYFGFKTLERSYLLRINGQVAERPQHLIMRVALGIHGRDIEAALETYNLMSLKYFTHASPTLFNAGTPKPQMSSCFLVAMKEDSIEGIYDTLKECALISKTAGGIGLHIHNIRSTGSYIAGTNGTSNGLIPMIRVFNNTARYVDQGGNKRPGAFALYLEPWHADIFDFIDIRKNHGKEEIRARDLFPALWIPDLFMKRVEENGTWTLFSPTAAPGLSDCYGDEFEALYTRYEKEGRGKTIKAQKLWYSILEAQTETGTPFVVYKDACNRKSNQKNLGVIKSSNLCCEIVEYSAPDETAVCNLASVALPAFIETSEDGQTSTYNFKKLHEIAKVVTRNLNRVIDRNYYPVEEAKRSNMRHRPIALGVQGLADTFMLLRLPFDSEEARLLNIQIFETIYHASMEASCELAQKDGPYETFQGSPASQGILQFDMWDQKPYGMWDWDTLREDVMKHGIRNSLTMAPMPTASTSQILGYNECFEPVTSNMYSRRVLSGEFQVVNPYLLRDLVDLGIWDEGMKQYLITQNGSIQGLPNVPQELKDLYKTVWEISQKTIINMAADRSVYIDQSHSLNLFLRAPTMGKLTSMHFYGWKKGLKTGMYYLRTQAASAAIQFTIDQKIADQATENVADISNLKRPTYMASSASYAASDFVPAAVAANVTIPSLDSSSEASREASPAPTGNHSLAKGIAELKVQESKVEVPEVPAPTTNEEKAAPIADDEETEFDIYNSKVIACAIDNPEACEMCSG; this is encoded by the coding sequence ATGTACGTTTATAAAAGAGACGGTCGTAAAGAACCTGTCCAATTTGATAAGATCACTGCTCGTATATCACGCTTATGCTATGGTTTAGACCCAAAACATATCGACGCCGTTAAGGTCACCCAACGTATCATTTCTGGTGTCTACGAAGGTGTCACAACAATCGAACTAGACAACTTAGCCGCAGAAACATGTGCGTACATGACCACTGTTCATCCAGATTACGCTACCTTAGCTGCTAGGATCGCCATTTCTAATTTACATAAACAAACTACGAAACAATTTTCTAAAGTTGTCGAAGATCTTTATAGATACGTCAACGCCGCTACTGGTAAGCCCGCTCCCATGATTTCTGACGATGTCTACAATATTGTCATGGAAAACAAGGATAAATTAAACTCTGCAATTGTCTATGACAGAGATTTCCAGTACAGTTATTTTGGTTTCAAAACTTTGGAACGTTCTTATTTACTAAGAATCAACGGTCAAGTGGCCGAACGTCCACAACACTTAATTATGAGAGTCGCACTGGGCATCCACGGCAGAGACATCGAAGCGGCTCTAGAAACATATAACTTAATGTCTCTAAAATACTTTACTCATGCCTCTCCAACTTTGTTTAATGCTGGTACTCCAAAACCTCAAATGTCCTCTTGTTTCTTGGTCGCCATGAAGGAGGACTCTATCGAGGGTATTTACGACACTTTGAAAGAATGTGCTTTGATTTCCAAAACTGCTGGTGGTATTGGTCTACATATCCATAATATTCGTTCAACTGGTTCTTACATTGCTGGTACAAACGGTACCTCTAACGGGTTAATTCCCATGATTCGTGTTTTTAATAACACCGCCCGTTATGTCGACCAGGGTGGTAACAAAAGACCTGGCGCCTTTGCCCTGTACCTGGAACCATGGCATgctgatatttttgattttattgatATCAGAAAGAACCACggtaaagaagaaattcgTGCAAGAGATTTGTTTCCTGCTCTATGGATTCCTGATCTTTTCATGAAGCGTGTTGAAGAGAATGGGACTTGGACTTTGTTCTCTCCAACAGCCGCTCCTGGTCTAAGCGACTGTTATGGCGACGAGTTTGAAGCTCTATATACCCGCTACGAAAAAGAAGGTCGTGGTAAGACCATTAAGGCTCAAAAATTATGGTATTCCATTTTGGAAGCACAAACTGAAACGGGTACACCTTTTGTCGTTTATAAGGATGCTTGCAACAGAAAGTCTAACCAAAAAAACTTAGGTGTTATCAAGTCATCAAACTTATGCTGTGAAATTGTTGAGTACTCAGCTCCGGACGAAACTGCTGTTTGTAACTTGGCTTCTGTTGCCTTGCCAGCATTCATTGAAACGTCAGAGGACGGCCAAACTTCTACATacaacttcaaaaaattacacGAAATTGCCAAAGTTGTTACTCGTAATTTAAACAGAGTTATTGATCGTAATTACTACCCTGTTGAAGAAGCGAAAAGATCCAATATGAGACATAGACCAATTGCTTTGGGTGTTCAAGGTTTGGCTGACACTTTCATGTTGCTACGTTTACCCTTTGATTCTGAAGAGGCCCGTTTACTAAATATCCAAATCTTTGAAACAATTTATCATGCCTCTATGGAAGCTTCTTGTGAACTAGCTCAAAAGGACGGACCATACGAAACCTTCCAAGGTTCTCCAGCTTCTCAAGGTATACTTCAGTTCGATATGTGGGACCAAAAACCCTACGGCATGTGGGATTGGGATACTTTGAGGGAAGATGTCATGAAGCATGGTATTAGAAACTCTTTGACCATGGCACCAATGCCTACTGCATCCACGTCCCAAATATTGGGTTATAATGAATGTTTTGAACCAGTTACCTCCAATATGTACTCCCGTCGTGTCTTATCCGGTGAATTCCAAGTTGTGAACCCTTACTTACTACGCGATTTGGTTGATTTAGGTATTTGGGATGAGGGTATGAAACAGTATTTGATTACACAGAACGGCTCCATTCAAGGTTTACCAAATGTTCCACAAGAATTGAAGGATTTATACAAAACTGTCTGGGAAATTTCACAAAAGACTATCATTAACATGGCAGCCGATCGTTCTGTTTATATCGATCAATCTCAttcattgaatttgttCTTGCGTGCCCCAACTATGGGTAAGCTAACAAGTATGCATTTTTACGGGTGGAAGAAGGGATTGAAGACCGGTATGTACTACTTGAGAACCCAAGCCGCATCTGCTGCGATTCAATTTACTATTGACCAGAAGATCGCCGATCAAGCTACTGAAAACGTTGCTGATATCTCTAACTTAAAGCGTCCCACATATATGGCTTCCAGTGCAAGCTACGCTGCCAGCGATTTTGTGCCTGCAGCCGTAGCTGCAAATGTAACTATTCCATCTTTAGATAGCTCCTCAGAAGCTTCAAGAGAGGCATCACCAGCTCCAACAGGTAACCATTCATTAGCTAAAGGAATTGCTGAGTTGAAAGTCCAAGAGTCTAAGGTAGAAGTTCCTGAAGTACCCGCCCCAACAAcgaatgaagaaaaagctgCCCCCATCGCAGATGATGAGGAAACGGAGTTCGACATTTACAACTCTAAAGTTATAGCATGTGCTATTGATAACCCAGAAGCCTGTGAAATGTGTTCCGGTTAA
- the TDA2 gene encoding Tda2p (similar to YER071C) produces MQIEIKDGRSDNSPLPEEKLVWLIQESYDSLRDDNETDPSTKSISNLLIKLVLEKLEKHSSLYKYIVTVTTLDIGELSGGTANFSLKNDTGASWQSKKDGIFNYKLEDENDAKCYLMTILWLHK; encoded by the coding sequence ATGCAGATTGAAATAAAGGATGGGAGGAGTGATAACTCTCCTTTGCCCGAAGAAAAGCTAGTTTGGTTAATTCAAGAAAGTTATGACAGTTTAAGAGATGACAATGAAACTGATCCTTCAACtaaatcaatttcaaacctCCTTATAAAATTGGTTCTagaaaaacttgaaaagcactcttctttatataaatatattgtTACGGTGACGACATTAGATATTGGAGAACTCAGCGGAGGAACCGCCAATTTCTCATTGAAGAATGATACAGGCGCATCCTGGCAATCTAAAAAAGATGGTATATTCAACTATAAACTGGAAGACGAAAATGACGCCAAGTGCTATTTGATGACAATTCTTTGGCTGCACAAGTAG
- the VTC1 gene encoding Vtc1p (Subunit of the vacuolar transporter chaperone (VTC) complex~similar to YER072W): MSSAPLLQRTPGKKIALPTRVEPKVFFANERTFLSWLNFTVMLGGLGVGLLNFGDKIGRVSAGLFTFVAMGTMIYALVTYHWRAAAIRRRGSGPYDDRLGPTLLCFFLLVAVIINFILRLKYNDANTKL; encoded by the coding sequence ATGTCTTCAGCACCATTATTACAAAGAACACCTGGGAAAAAGATTGCTTTGCCCACACGAGTAGAGCCTAAAGTGTTCTTTGCGAATGAGCGTACCTTTTTGTCATGGTTGAACTTTACTGTTATGTTGGGAGGCCTTGGTGTAGGTTTGCTGAATTTTGGTGACAAGATAGGTAGAGTTAGTGCAGGACTATTTACTTTTGTTGCTATGGGTACAATGATATACGCGCTTGTGACATACCACTGGAGAGCTGCTGCAATTAGACGTAGAGGTTCAGGTCCTTACGATGACAGATTGGGGCCTACTTTGTTAtgctttttcttattgGTTGCTGTCATTATCAACTTTATATTAAGATTGAAATATAATGATGCTAACACTAAATTATGA
- the ALD5 gene encoding aldehyde dehydrogenase (NAD(P)(+)) ALD5 (Mitochondrial aldehyde dehydrogenase~similar to YER073W), translating to MLSRTRATALNSNLFSRNLLRLYSQAPLRVPITLPNGHTYEQPTGLFINGEFVASKQRKTFDVINPSNEEKITTVYKAMEDDVDTAVAAAKKAFDTKWSIVEPEVRAKALFNLADLVEKNQETLAAIESMDNGKSLFCARGDVALVSKYLRSCGGWADKIYGNVIDTGRDHFTYSIKEPLGVCGQIIPWNFPLLMWSWKIGPALATGNTVVLKPAETTPLSALFASQLCQEAGIPAGVVNILPGSGRVVGERLSVHPDVKKIAFTGSTATGRHIMKVAADTVKKVTLELGGKSPNIVFADADLDKAVQNIAFGIFYNSGEVCCAGSRIYIQDTVYEEVLQKLKEYTESLKVGDPFNEEVFQGAQTSDKQLHKILKYVDVAKSEGARLVTGGVRHGSKGYFVKPTVFADVKEDMRIVKEEVFGPIVTVSKFSTADEVIAMANNSEYGLAAGIHTNDINKAVDVSKRVKAGTVWINTYNNFHQNVPFGGFGQSGIGREMGEAALSNYTQTKSVRIAIDKPIR from the coding sequence atgctTTCTCGCACAAGAGCTACAGCTCTGAATTCCAACTTATTCAGCAGAAACTTGTTACGCCTTTATTCACAAGCACCATTACGCGTTCCAATCACTCTACCAAATGGTCATACCTATGAACAACCAACAGGTTTATTCATCAACGGTGAATTTGTTGCTTCTAAGCAAAGGAAGACGTTTGATGTGATCAACCCATCTaacgaagaaaagataacAACTGTTTATAAGGCTATGGAAGACGACGTTGATACAGCCGTTGCAGCAGCTAAAAAAGCTTTTGACACGAAGTGGTCTATTGTAGAGCCAGAGGTTCGTGCTAAAGCGTTATTCAACTTAGCTGACCtggttgaaaaaaatcaagaaacaTTGGCTGCCATTGAATCTATGGATAACGGTAAATCATTGTTTTGTGCACGCGGTGACGTCGCTTTAGTGTCCAAATATTTGCGTTCCTGCGGTGGTTGGGCAGATAAAATCTACGGTAACGTTATTGATACGGGTAGAGACCATTTCACCTACTCGATTAAAGAACCATTAGGTGTTTGTGGCCAAATAATTCCTTGGAACTTCCCTTTGTTGATGTGGTCGTGGAAAATTGGGCCTGCTTTGGCTACAGGTAATACTGTCGTATTGAAACCCGCTGAAACAACTCCATTATCTGCCCTTTTCGCTTCCCAGTTATGCCAGGAAGCAGGCATACCCGCTGGTGTAGTCAATATTCTTCCGGGCTCCGGTAGAGTTGTTGGAGAAAGATTGAGTGTACATCCAGACGTGAAGAAGATTGCTTTTACCGGCTCTACTGCCACCGGCCGCCATATTATGAAGGTTGCCGCCGATACCGTTAAAAAAGTCACACTGGAGCTGGGAGGTAAATCGCCAAATATTGTGTTTGCTGACGCCGATTTAGATAAGGCCGTTCAAAACATTGCCTTTGGTATTTTTTACAACTCTGGTGAAGTTTGCTGTGCTGGTTCCAGAATATACATCCAAGATACAGTATATGAGGAAGTGttacaaaaattaaaagaatacACCGAGTCACTAAAGGTTGGTGACCCATTTAATGAGGAAGTTTTCCAAGGTGCTCAAACATCTGACAAACAGCTGcataaaattttgaagtaCGTCGATGTAGCAAAGTCAGAGGGGGCTCGTCTTGTGACTGGAGGTGTCAGGCATGGCAGTAAAGGTTACTTCGTCAAGCCAACAGTGTTTGCTGACGTCAAAGAAGATATGAGAATTGTTAAGGAGGAAGTGTTTGGTCCTATCGTAACTGTTTCCAAGTTTTCTACCGCTGATGAAGTAATTGCTATGGCAAACAATTCTGAATATGGGTTAGCCGCCGGTATCCACACTAATGATATTAACAAGGCCGTTGATGTGTCCAAAAGAGTGAAAGCTGGTACCGTTTGGATTAATACGTATAACAACTTTCACCAAAATGTTCCTTTCGGTGGTTTTGGCCAGTCAGGTATTGGACGTGAAATGGGTGAGGCTGCCTTAAGTAATTACACTCAAACAAAATCTGTCAGAATTGCCATTGACAAGCCAATTCGTTGA
- the RPS24A gene encoding 40S ribosomal protein eS24 (Protein component of the small (40S) ribosomal subunit~similar to YER074W), translated as MSDAVTIRTRKVISNPLLARKQFVVDVLHPNRANVSKDELREKLAEVYKAEKDAVSVFGFRTQFGGGKSVGFGLIYNSVAEAKKFEPTYRLVRYGLAEKVEKASRQQRKQKKNRDKKIFGTGKRLAKKVARRNAD; from the exons ATG TCTGACGCTGTCACTATCCGTACTAGAAAGGTTATCTCCAACCCATTGTTGGCCAGAAAGCAATTCGTTGTCGACGTCTTGCACCCAAACAGAGCTAATGTCTCCAAGGATGAATTGCGTGAAAAGTTAGCTGAAGTCTACAAGGCTGAAAAGGACGCTGTCTCCGTTTTCGGTTTCAGAACCCAATTCGGTGGTGGTAAGTCTGTTGGTTTCGGTTTGATCTACAACTCTGTTGCTGAAGCTAAGAAGTTCGAACCAACCTACAGATTAGTCAGATACGGTTTGGCTGAAAAGGTTGAAAAGGCTTCCAGACAacaaagaaagcaaaagaagaacagaGACAAGAAGATCTTCGGTACTGGTAAGAGATTGGCTAAGAAGGTTGCTCGTCGTAACGCCGATTAA
- the YOS1 gene encoding Yos1p (Protein component of the small (40S) ribosomal subunit~similar to YER074W), whose protein sequence is MVLFGLGRLFYVILLLINAVAVLSEERFLRRIGLGRSNDEAPVFGQDQNTTKSKVVQLIGAVQTLLRSMLI, encoded by the exons ATGGTGTTGTTTGGATTGGGTAGATTATTTTACGTCATTTTATTACTGATCAATGCTGTTGCAGTGCTGAGCGAAGAAAGGTTCTTAAGAAGAA TTGGCCTAGGGAGGTCAAATGATGAGGCGCCTGTTTTTGGTCAGGATCAAAATACCACGAAGTCCAAAGTTGTTCAACTAATTGGCGCCGTACAGACGTTACTGAGGAGTATGTtaatttaa